In the genome of Vibrio sp. NTOU-M3, one region contains:
- a CDS encoding CpxP family protein, translated as MKMTKKLVLAAVVLPLTLGTASAFAFGGKGHHKGMGGECGGFDRGIMRQLDLTDEQQAQLKEMRETNRAAMKARFSENADARRAEMQAYHNNVQALILAENFDQAAANELAKQMVDKQTERKVKMMEKKHQMLSILTPEQKAKFIELKQDRMKECGDKMHKRWQKDS; from the coding sequence ATGAAAATGACCAAGAAATTAGTTTTAGCTGCTGTTGTTCTTCCTCTAACCCTAGGTACAGCGAGCGCATTTGCTTTTGGCGGCAAAGGTCACCATAAAGGCATGGGCGGGGAGTGCGGTGGTTTTGACCGTGGCATTATGCGCCAACTAGATTTGACTGATGAGCAGCAAGCACAACTCAAAGAGATGCGCGAGACAAATCGAGCAGCAATGAAAGCTCGCTTTAGTGAAAATGCAGACGCACGTCGTGCAGAGATGCAAGCCTATCATAACAATGTTCAAGCGTTGATCTTAGCGGAAAACTTTGATCAAGCGGCGGCGAATGAACTGGCCAAGCAAATGGTGGACAAACAGACAGAACGTAAAGTGAAAATGATGGAGAAGAAACATCAAATGCTCAGCATTCTGACACCAGAGCAAAAAGCTAAGTTTATCGAGCTAAAACAAGATCGTATGAAAGAGTGCGGTGACAAAATGCACAAACGCTGGCAGAAAGACTCGTAA
- a CDS encoding anaerobic C4-dicarboxylate transporter gives MVVVELFVVLLFIYLGARIGGIGIGLAGGAGVIALSLILGVPTSQAFIPVDVILIIMSVITAIAAMQVAGGLDWMVQVAENFLRKHPERITFYAPIVTFLMTLMAGTGHTAFSTLPVIAEVAKGQGVRPSRPLSIAVVASQIAITASPISAAVVAFAAMLAPKGVDYLTLLAVCIPTTFIACMIGAFVANFMGSELKDDPVYQERLEKGLIKLATEKQREILPTAKTATYIFLAAIGFVVCYAAAISNSIGLIDNPALGRNEAIMTFMLAAAAAIVLITKVDASKIPSAATFRSGMTACVCVLGVAWLGSTFVNAHVDGIKEVAGELLADYPWMLALVLFFASMLLYSQGATTVALMPAALAIGVAPLTAVASFAAVSALFVLPTYPTLLAAVEMDDTGSTRIGKYVFNHPFFIPGVATIASSVALGFVFGGLFI, from the coding sequence ATGGTAGTGGTCGAACTCTTTGTCGTTCTGCTCTTTATCTATTTGGGAGCCAGAATTGGTGGTATTGGTATTGGTTTAGCCGGTGGTGCGGGTGTGATTGCCCTCTCACTCATTTTAGGCGTCCCAACCAGCCAAGCCTTTATTCCGGTAGACGTCATTCTCATCATCATGTCGGTGATCACCGCCATTGCAGCGATGCAGGTTGCAGGTGGTCTTGATTGGATGGTCCAGGTTGCGGAAAACTTTTTGCGTAAACACCCAGAACGCATCACCTTCTACGCACCTATAGTGACTTTCCTAATGACATTAATGGCAGGTACGGGTCATACGGCTTTTTCAACTCTGCCTGTTATTGCAGAGGTTGCAAAAGGTCAAGGTGTCCGCCCTTCGCGTCCGCTGTCAATTGCTGTGGTGGCCTCTCAAATTGCTATCACCGCTTCACCAATTTCGGCAGCAGTAGTTGCATTCGCAGCCATGCTCGCTCCTAAAGGAGTCGACTATCTAACACTGCTTGCGGTTTGCATCCCAACCACGTTTATTGCTTGTATGATTGGCGCATTTGTAGCGAACTTCATGGGCAGTGAACTGAAAGATGATCCCGTTTATCAAGAACGTTTGGAAAAAGGCCTTATCAAGCTAGCGACAGAAAAGCAGCGTGAAATCCTACCGACAGCAAAAACAGCAACCTATATCTTCCTTGCGGCGATCGGTTTTGTGGTCTGCTATGCAGCAGCGATTTCTAACTCAATTGGCCTTATCGACAACCCAGCACTTGGCCGTAACGAAGCCATCATGACCTTTATGCTTGCTGCCGCCGCTGCAATCGTACTGATCACTAAGGTAGACGCATCTAAAATTCCAAGTGCAGCGACGTTCCGTTCAGGTATGACAGCATGTGTTTGCGTACTGGGTGTTGCTTGGTTAGGTTCAACATTTGTGAATGCTCACGTAGATGGCATCAAAGAAGTGGCAGGCGAACTACTCGCAGATTATCCATGGATGCTTGCGCTTGTTCTATTCTTCGCTTCCATGCTGCTTTACTCTCAAGGCGCAACAACGGTGGCATTAATGCCTGCAGCATTGGCTATTGGTGTCGCACCGCTAACCGCAGTGGCTTCTTTTGCGGCGGTAAGTGCCCTGTTTGTATTACCAACCTACCCAACCCTGCTTGCAGCGGTTGAAATGGATGACACGGGTTCCACCCGCATTGGTAAGTATGTCTTCAACCACCCATTCTTTATTCCGGGTGTCGCGACTATCGCATCTTCAGTTGCGTTAGGGTTTGTATTTGGTGGTTTGTTTATTTAA
- a CDS encoding FxsA family protein, whose translation MFPILLLAFIFVPIIEIGLFISVGGVLGLWPTIALVLITAFVGASLVRSQGIQTLMTVQSRLQQGEMPAQQIFEGVMLAVAGVLLLTPGFMTDALGMLVLLPAPRAVIAKYLMSKMVVKSVGGGFQGGFGSSPFEQDPFHRDPYDTKHDGQTFEGEYERKEDDENHRLK comes from the coding sequence GTGTTTCCTATCTTACTTTTAGCGTTTATTTTTGTGCCGATCATTGAGATTGGTCTGTTCATCTCTGTCGGTGGCGTTCTCGGTTTATGGCCGACGATTGCACTGGTACTCATTACCGCATTTGTTGGGGCGTCATTGGTTCGTAGCCAAGGTATTCAAACATTAATGACGGTGCAATCACGTTTGCAGCAAGGTGAAATGCCTGCACAGCAGATTTTTGAAGGGGTGATGTTGGCTGTTGCCGGGGTACTGCTTTTGACTCCAGGCTTTATGACTGATGCACTCGGTATGCTGGTACTGTTGCCAGCTCCACGTGCCGTCATTGCAAAATACTTGATGAGTAAAATGGTGGTGAAGTCTGTTGGTGGTGGTTTTCAAGGGGGATTTGGTTCAAGCCCGTTTGAGCAAGACCCATTTCATCGTGACCCTTATGACACCAAACATGATGGGCAGACGTTCGAAGGCGAGTATGAGCGCAAAGAAGACGATGAGAACCACCGTTTGAAGTGA
- the epmB gene encoding EF-P beta-lysylation protein EpmB, whose translation MPHIITRKVDSVEQNWLKQLANGISDPAKLLQQLQIDPSPWQHGFEARKLFAQRVPQSFVDRMEKGNPSDPLLRQVLPLSEEFDVHEGYSTDPLAEQNNDVPGLLHKYHNRALMIVKGGCAINCRYCFRRHFPYQDNKGSKAVWQQSLDYLASHCELNEVIFSGGDPLMAKDEELAWLIHHIADIQHIKRLRIHSRLPVVIPARITQQLCALLAGTRLQVVLVTHINHANEINTELKQQLMKLKQAGVTLLNQGVLLKGVNDSVNDQVELNEALFDAGILPYYLHVLDKVQGAAHFFVSDEEAKKIMAGVIERVSGYLVPKLTREIGGRASKTPLDLHLE comes from the coding sequence ATGCCGCACATCATAACCCGAAAAGTTGATTCTGTTGAGCAAAACTGGCTCAAACAGCTAGCGAATGGGATCTCTGATCCCGCAAAACTGTTACAACAGTTGCAGATCGACCCTTCACCATGGCAACACGGATTTGAAGCAAGAAAGCTTTTTGCGCAGCGTGTGCCGCAAAGTTTTGTCGATCGCATGGAAAAAGGCAATCCTTCTGATCCGCTTTTGCGTCAAGTCCTACCCTTGAGTGAGGAATTTGATGTTCATGAGGGCTATTCAACCGATCCATTAGCCGAACAGAACAATGATGTACCCGGACTACTGCATAAATATCACAACCGTGCACTTATGATCGTGAAAGGTGGCTGTGCCATTAATTGTCGCTATTGTTTCCGTCGCCACTTCCCTTATCAAGACAACAAAGGCAGTAAAGCGGTATGGCAACAAAGCCTTGATTACCTAGCCAGCCATTGCGAATTGAATGAAGTCATCTTCTCTGGTGGTGATCCATTGATGGCCAAAGATGAAGAGTTGGCATGGCTAATTCACCATATCGCCGATATTCAGCATATCAAACGGTTGAGGATCCACTCTCGATTACCCGTGGTGATCCCTGCACGTATTACCCAGCAATTGTGCGCATTGCTTGCTGGCACACGCCTACAAGTGGTTCTCGTCACTCACATTAATCACGCCAATGAGATCAATACAGAGCTGAAACAGCAATTGATGAAACTCAAGCAAGCGGGCGTCACCTTGCTTAATCAAGGCGTCCTACTTAAGGGTGTGAATGATTCAGTCAATGATCAGGTCGAACTCAATGAAGCACTGTTTGATGCAGGTATCCTTCCCTACTATTTGCATGTGTTAGATAAAGTCCAAGGCGCGGCACACTTTTTTGTCTCTGATGAAGAAGCAAAGAAAATCATGGCGGGCGTGATTGAACGTGTCTCCGGTTATCTGGTCCCTAAATTGACGCGTGAAATAGGTGGGCGAGCCAGTAAAACCCCACTCGACTTACACTTAGAGTAA
- the fieF gene encoding CDF family cation-efflux transporter FieF (FieF, a metal efflux transporter, is a member of the CDF (cation diffusion facilitator) family of transporters.), translating to MKHKYAKLVTAAAWTATLVATLLLIVKVVAWWVTGSVSLLASLIDSMLDIAASLVNLVVVRYSLQPADREHTFGHGKAESLAALAQAMFISGSAVFLILNGIERFFRPHELQSPEYGVYVSLFAIVVTFGLVTFQKYVVKQTGSQAIAADSLHYQSDLFMNAAIMLALGLSWFGIAQADAVFAVGIGIYILYSAFRMVSEAIQTLLDRKLPDEELEQIRSICVGVEGVLGVHQLRTRMSGPVRFIQLHLELEDNIPLIEAHRISDLVEDQLLEAFAHADVLIHQDPYSVVLAAEKEQKSQGW from the coding sequence ATGAAACATAAATATGCAAAGTTAGTCACGGCAGCGGCATGGACTGCCACATTGGTTGCGACACTATTGTTGATCGTTAAAGTAGTGGCATGGTGGGTAACAGGTTCAGTGAGTTTACTGGCATCACTGATTGACTCGATGCTAGATATCGCCGCGTCTTTGGTTAATTTGGTGGTTGTTCGCTATTCACTGCAACCGGCCGATCGCGAACATACTTTTGGTCACGGTAAAGCGGAGTCTTTAGCTGCCCTAGCGCAGGCAATGTTTATCTCAGGGTCTGCAGTGTTCCTCATTCTTAACGGCATTGAACGCTTCTTTCGCCCCCATGAGCTGCAATCACCAGAATATGGGGTATACGTCAGCTTATTCGCCATCGTGGTGACGTTTGGTCTAGTGACCTTCCAAAAATACGTAGTGAAACAGACGGGCAGTCAGGCGATCGCCGCGGATTCACTACACTATCAATCCGATTTATTTATGAATGCCGCGATCATGTTAGCGTTGGGGCTTAGTTGGTTTGGGATTGCTCAAGCCGATGCGGTATTTGCTGTCGGGATAGGCATCTACATTCTTTACAGTGCATTTAGGATGGTGAGTGAGGCGATACAAACGTTGTTGGATCGCAAACTTCCGGATGAAGAATTAGAACAAATTCGCTCTATTTGTGTTGGAGTGGAAGGGGTGCTCGGCGTGCATCAATTGAGAACGCGGATGTCGGGCCCAGTACGTTTTATCCAGCTTCATCTCGAATTGGAAGACAACATTCCACTCATCGAAGCGCATCGCATTTCTGACTTAGTTGAAGATCAATTGCTAGAAGCGTTTGCTCATGCTGATGTATTGATCCATCAAGACCCATACTCAGTGGTTCTTGCTGCAGAGAAAGAGCAAAAGTCTCAGGGATGGTAA
- a CDS encoding superoxide dismutase → MSHQFPELPYAYDALEPYIDAKTMEVHYSKHHRTYFDKFLAAIKGTELEHKPLDAIFATISDQAPAVRNNGGGYYNHIIYWNCMKPNGGGEPEGELAEAIKQTFGSFEQFKETFSQAAINTFGSGFAWLIVADGQLKVTSTSNQDNPLMDVASERGEPILAFDVWEHAYYISYQNRRPDYIDAWWHVVDWDAVATNYRNALKQA, encoded by the coding sequence ATGTCACACCAATTTCCTGAACTTCCTTATGCGTATGATGCATTAGAGCCGTATATCGACGCGAAAACCATGGAAGTGCACTACAGCAAACATCATCGTACCTACTTTGATAAATTCCTTGCTGCCATCAAGGGGACTGAGCTTGAACACAAGCCTCTGGATGCGATTTTTGCGACGATTTCAGACCAAGCGCCCGCCGTTCGTAATAATGGTGGTGGTTATTACAACCACATTATTTATTGGAACTGCATGAAACCTAATGGTGGTGGAGAGCCGGAAGGTGAGCTTGCCGAGGCTATCAAACAAACATTTGGTAGCTTTGAACAATTTAAAGAAACCTTCTCTCAAGCGGCAATCAACACCTTTGGTTCTGGCTTTGCTTGGCTTATCGTGGCCGACGGCCAATTAAAAGTGACCTCAACCAGCAATCAAGATAACCCATTAATGGATGTGGCTTCTGAGCGTGGTGAGCCTATTTTAGCGTTCGATGTTTGGGAACACGCCTACTACATCAGCTACCAAAATCGTCGACCAGACTACATTGATGCTTGGTGGCATGTGGTCGATTGGGATGCAGTAGCCACAAACTATCGCAACGCTTTGAAACAAGCTTAA
- the cpxA gene encoding envelope stress sensor histidine kinase CpxA produces MRLPKITSLYGRIFAIFWFTMFLVLVAVLTLPHLDPRVSRDISPEHYSRMLKLRDSIEQRYEGRRDLGKILMRLEDPRSSRQDGRPRLFITDTEGNLLTTRKHHDFKLRALKNFVTTIETPEQPKQKLYGSYMVAGPLPITLAEQPLQLYVGVRWNQPPPFLLRLFDKPLQLLLAVMLVSTPLLLWLAWALSQPARKLEKAAKRVTKGEFVVDPELEKGTSEFRQAGASFNQMVEAVNQMISGQQRLLSDISHELRSPLTRLRMATALAHRKQGDSPELTRIDTEAQRLEQMIGELLELSRMQVDSHLTREQQPLSSLWEAILEDVQFEAEQVGKQLHFSDIPERVISGNPKLLMSALENIVRNAIYYGRDRIEVTMTCHNDELLICVDDNGEGVPEHELEAIFRPFYRVSTARDRHSGGTGLGLAITESAIRQHSGSISAKRSHLGGLRVEIRLPLQPM; encoded by the coding sequence ATGCGCTTACCCAAGATCACCAGCCTGTATGGCCGTATTTTTGCGATTTTCTGGTTCACCATGTTTTTGGTGCTCGTTGCGGTTCTCACGCTACCGCATCTTGACCCTCGTGTTTCTCGAGACATTTCTCCTGAGCATTACAGTCGAATGCTCAAACTCAGAGACAGCATTGAACAACGCTATGAAGGACGTCGTGATCTTGGCAAGATCTTAATGCGATTAGAAGACCCTCGCTCTTCACGCCAAGATGGCCGTCCTCGCCTTTTTATTACGGATACGGAAGGCAACCTGCTTACCACACGCAAGCACCATGATTTTAAGCTCAGAGCCTTAAAGAACTTTGTCACAACCATTGAGACTCCTGAGCAACCAAAACAGAAGCTCTATGGTAGTTACATGGTGGCAGGCCCGTTACCTATCACACTGGCTGAACAGCCCCTTCAGTTGTATGTGGGTGTTCGCTGGAATCAGCCGCCACCTTTTCTATTACGCTTATTCGACAAACCGTTACAGCTATTGTTAGCCGTTATGCTGGTTAGTACGCCGCTATTGTTATGGCTCGCTTGGGCACTTTCTCAGCCAGCACGTAAACTTGAGAAAGCAGCAAAGCGCGTGACAAAGGGGGAGTTTGTTGTCGATCCTGAATTAGAAAAAGGCACCTCCGAATTTCGCCAAGCTGGGGCCAGCTTTAACCAAATGGTCGAAGCAGTGAACCAAATGATTTCTGGTCAGCAACGACTGCTCTCCGATATTTCTCATGAACTGCGCTCTCCCCTCACCCGTTTGCGAATGGCCACCGCATTAGCCCATCGAAAACAGGGCGATAGCCCCGAGCTGACCCGGATCGATACGGAAGCACAGCGGTTAGAGCAAATGATTGGCGAATTGCTTGAACTGTCACGCATGCAAGTCGACAGCCACTTAACTCGCGAGCAGCAGCCACTTAGTAGCTTGTGGGAAGCCATTCTAGAAGACGTTCAATTTGAAGCCGAACAAGTGGGTAAGCAGTTACACTTTAGCGATATTCCTGAACGGGTGATCAGTGGAAACCCAAAACTGCTCATGAGTGCATTGGAAAATATCGTCCGCAACGCAATTTATTACGGGCGTGATCGCATCGAAGTCACCATGACATGCCACAATGATGAGTTATTAATTTGTGTCGACGACAATGGTGAAGGCGTACCAGAGCATGAGTTAGAAGCGATATTCCGTCCGTTTTATCGTGTATCAACGGCGCGCGACCGGCACAGTGGTGGCACAGGGCTAGGGCTGGCAATCACTGAAAGTGCCATTCGTCAGCACAGTGGCTCTATCAGTGCGAAACGCAGCCACCTCGGAGGACTACGCGTCGAAATCAGGTTGCCATTACAACCGATGTAA
- a CDS encoding MgtC/SapB family protein, whose translation MQPTFEQFFDLGPFSWLALLCCAINGILVGVERQTRGKPVGIRTSILVISGTYFFMSMAVSLSPNTLDQARVLGQIITGVGFLGAGVMMTLDGKIHGVTSAAVIWVLAALGMMIGLGYLQQSVLITVLTLSVLLGVDKAENRIKSLRRGVHQKFQSRKLPSRNKSVDG comes from the coding sequence ATGCAACCAACTTTCGAACAGTTTTTCGACCTTGGGCCTTTTAGCTGGCTTGCGCTACTTTGCTGTGCCATTAATGGCATTCTCGTTGGTGTAGAACGCCAGACACGGGGAAAGCCCGTCGGTATTCGCACGTCGATTCTCGTGATCTCGGGAACCTATTTCTTTATGTCAATGGCGGTGTCGCTGTCCCCAAATACCTTGGATCAAGCCCGCGTGCTTGGACAAATCATTACTGGTGTGGGGTTCTTGGGCGCTGGCGTGATGATGACGCTTGACGGTAAGATCCATGGCGTGACTTCCGCTGCGGTTATTTGGGTGCTGGCCGCATTGGGAATGATGATTGGCTTAGGTTACCTACAGCAATCGGTGTTAATCACAGTGTTAACCTTATCGGTCCTATTAGGCGTAGATAAAGCAGAAAATCGAATTAAGTCGTTGCGTCGTGGTGTGCACCAGAAATTTCAAAGCCGTAAACTCCCTTCGAGAAACAAATCGGTGGACGGCTAA
- the pfkA gene encoding 6-phosphofructokinase, translated as MIKKIGVLTSGGDAPGMNAAVRGVVRTALSEGIEVYGVYDGYLGLYEDRIEKLDRSSVSDVINKGGTFLGSARFPEFKEVAVREKAIENLQKHGIEALVVVGGDGSYMGAKKLTEMGYPCIGLPGTIDNDIAGTDYTIGYLTALNTVIDAIDRLRDTSSSHQRISIVEIMGRHCGDLTLMSAIAGGCEYIISPETGLNKEQLISNIQDGISKGKKHAIIALTELMMDANELAKEIETATGRETRATVLGHIQRGGRPTAFDRVLASRMGNYAVHLLLEGHGGRCVGIQKEELVHHDIIDAIENMKRPVRNDLYKVAEELF; from the coding sequence ATGATTAAGAAGATCGGTGTTTTGACAAGTGGCGGTGATGCCCCTGGCATGAACGCTGCGGTACGCGGCGTAGTTCGTACTGCACTTTCTGAAGGTATTGAAGTATACGGTGTATACGATGGCTACTTGGGTCTATACGAAGATCGTATCGAGAAACTAGACCGTTCAAGCGTTTCTGATGTGATCAACAAAGGCGGTACCTTCCTAGGTTCTGCACGTTTCCCTGAGTTCAAAGAAGTTGCAGTTCGCGAAAAAGCGATCGAAAACCTTCAGAAACACGGCATTGAAGCACTAGTGGTTGTTGGTGGTGATGGTTCGTACATGGGTGCGAAGAAACTGACTGAAATGGGTTACCCATGTATCGGTCTTCCAGGCACTATCGATAATGACATCGCGGGTACAGATTACACTATCGGTTACCTAACCGCGCTGAACACGGTTATTGATGCGATTGACCGTCTGCGTGACACATCTTCTTCTCACCAGCGTATCTCTATTGTAGAAATCATGGGTCGTCACTGTGGTGATCTTACGCTGATGTCTGCAATTGCTGGTGGTTGTGAGTACATCATCTCTCCTGAGACTGGTCTGAACAAAGAACAGTTGATCAGCAACATCCAAGATGGCATCTCTAAAGGTAAGAAGCACGCGATCATCGCGCTAACTGAATTGATGATGGATGCAAATGAATTAGCGAAAGAGATCGAAACAGCAACAGGTCGTGAAACTCGCGCAACTGTGCTTGGCCACATCCAGCGTGGTGGTCGTCCAACTGCATTTGACCGTGTACTCGCATCTCGCATGGGTAACTATGCAGTTCACCTTCTTCTTGAAGGTCACGGCGGTCGTTGTGTTGGTATCCAAAAAGAAGAATTGGTTCACCACGACATCATTGACGCCATCGAGAATATGAAGCGTCCTGTTCGCAATGACCTATACAAGGTTGCGGAAGAGCTGTTCTAA
- the aspA gene encoding aspartate ammonia-lyase produces the protein MATLTDAPKAANQATRIEEDLLGERHVPADAYYGIHTLRAIENFNISNVTISDVPEFVRGMVMTKKAAALANKELGAIPKDVANYILEACDLILETGKCMDQFPSDVFQGGAGTSVNMNTNEVIANVALELMGKEKGQYQFVNPNDHVNKSQSTNCAYPTGFRIAVYNSVHKLIEAIEYLKGAFELKSQEFKDVLKMGRTQLQDAVPMTVGQEFHAWAVTLNEEIRALEYTSKLLLEINLGATAIGTGLNAPEGYQGLAVKHLAEVTGLEVVPAEDLIEATSDCGAYVMTHGALKRLAVKLSKICNDLRLLSSGPRSGLNELNLPELQAGSSIMPAKVNPVVPEVVNQVCFKVLGNDNTVSFAAEGGQLQLNVMEPVIAQSMFESLSILSNACVNLRDKCIDGITVNKEICEGYVYNSIGIVTYLNPYIGHHEGDIVGKICAETGKSVREVVLERGLLTDEELDDILNVENFMHPKYKAKRYE, from the coding sequence ATGGCTACCCTAACTGATGCTCCTAAAGCAGCAAATCAAGCAACTCGTATTGAAGAAGACTTACTGGGCGAGCGTCACGTACCCGCTGATGCGTATTACGGCATTCACACTCTCCGCGCGATTGAAAACTTCAACATCTCTAATGTAACCATCTCTGACGTACCTGAATTCGTACGTGGCATGGTAATGACTAAGAAAGCCGCAGCACTGGCAAACAAAGAGCTGGGTGCGATTCCTAAAGATGTTGCGAATTATATTCTCGAAGCGTGTGATCTTATCCTTGAAACGGGTAAATGCATGGACCAATTCCCTTCAGACGTATTCCAAGGTGGCGCGGGCACTTCGGTTAACATGAACACTAACGAAGTAATCGCAAACGTTGCATTGGAACTGATGGGCAAAGAGAAAGGCCAATACCAGTTCGTAAACCCGAACGATCACGTTAACAAGAGCCAATCAACAAACTGTGCTTACCCAACCGGTTTCCGTATCGCTGTATACAATAGCGTACACAAACTGATTGAAGCGATTGAGTACCTAAAAGGTGCTTTCGAACTGAAAAGCCAAGAGTTTAAAGATGTACTGAAAATGGGCCGTACTCAGCTACAAGACGCGGTACCAATGACAGTAGGTCAAGAGTTCCACGCATGGGCAGTAACGCTAAACGAAGAAATTCGTGCATTGGAATACACCTCTAAACTGCTACTTGAAATCAACTTGGGCGCAACAGCAATCGGTACTGGTCTGAATGCACCGGAAGGCTACCAAGGCCTAGCAGTTAAACACCTTGCAGAGGTAACTGGCCTAGAAGTGGTTCCAGCTGAAGATTTGATCGAAGCTACGTCTGACTGTGGCGCATACGTAATGACACACGGTGCACTAAAACGTCTGGCTGTGAAGCTATCTAAGATCTGTAATGACCTTCGCCTGCTTTCTTCTGGTCCTCGTTCTGGCCTGAACGAACTGAACCTACCTGAGCTTCAAGCGGGTTCATCTATCATGCCAGCAAAAGTAAACCCTGTCGTTCCTGAAGTCGTCAACCAAGTGTGTTTCAAAGTACTGGGTAACGACAACACGGTTTCATTTGCAGCAGAAGGCGGTCAACTACAGTTGAACGTAATGGAACCAGTCATTGCGCAAAGTATGTTTGAGTCACTATCTATTCTATCTAACGCTTGCGTTAACCTACGTGACAAGTGTATCGATGGCATCACAGTGAACAAAGAAATCTGTGAAGGTTACGTATACAACTCTATCGGTATCGTGACTTACCTAAACCCATACATCGGCCACCACGAAGGTGACATCGTTGGTAAGATTTGTGCGGAAACAGGTAAGAGCGTACGTGAAGTGGTACTAGAACGTGGTCTACTTACAGACGAAGAACTGGACGACATTCTAAACGTTGAAAACTTTATGCATCCAAAATATAAAGCAAAACGTTACGAATAA
- the trmL gene encoding tRNA (uridine(34)/cytosine(34)/5-carboxymethylaminomethyluridine(34)-2'-O)-methyltransferase TrmL: protein MFDIALYEPEIAPNTGNIIRLCANCGANLHLIEPLGFDLEEKKVRRAGLDYHDLARVTRHKNYQAFLDYLAEREGESRIFACTTKTTGHHVDAQYQQGDVLLFGPETRGLPMEVIESLPMEQRIRIPMMPEARSLNLSNAVAIIAFEAWRQMGFDGAQ, encoded by the coding sequence ATGTTTGATATCGCTCTTTATGAACCGGAAATTGCCCCGAATACGGGTAACATTATCCGTCTTTGTGCCAACTGTGGTGCGAATCTACACCTTATCGAACCATTGGGGTTTGATTTGGAAGAGAAGAAAGTGCGTCGCGCCGGATTGGACTACCATGATTTGGCTCGTGTAACGCGTCATAAAAACTATCAGGCATTTCTCGACTACTTAGCTGAGCGTGAAGGTGAGTCTCGTATTTTTGCTTGTACCACCAAAACAACCGGTCATCATGTTGATGCGCAGTATCAACAAGGAGATGTGCTGTTGTTTGGTCCAGAAACACGCGGCCTACCGATGGAAGTGATCGAAAGCTTACCCATGGAGCAGCGTATTCGTATCCCTATGATGCCAGAAGCACGCAGTCTGAACCTTTCTAATGCTGTGGCCATCATCGCTTTTGAAGCATGGCGACAAATGGGATTTGACGGAGCTCAGTAA
- a CDS encoding response regulator → MANILLIDDDIELTSLLKEVLTFEGFNVSEANDGEAGLAAVNHETDLILLDVMMPKLNGMETLKRLRDKWATPVLMLTAKGEEIDRVIGLELGADDYLPKPFSDRELLARIRAILRRTQSTTTKTAKQTDHVSYLDIVIYPGKQEAYCNQLLLDLTTTEFSLLSHFVQNPGQTLTKEALSQDVLGKRLAAFDRAIDMHVSNLRKKLPEREDGKPRIKTLRGRGYLLVEHD, encoded by the coding sequence ATGGCAAATATTTTGTTGATTGATGACGACATCGAACTGACCAGTTTACTAAAAGAAGTCTTAACCTTTGAAGGCTTTAATGTCTCTGAAGCGAACGACGGCGAAGCAGGTCTAGCGGCGGTAAACCATGAGACCGACCTGATTTTGCTCGATGTGATGATGCCAAAACTCAATGGCATGGAAACGCTTAAACGTCTACGTGATAAGTGGGCAACCCCGGTATTGATGCTGACCGCCAAAGGTGAGGAAATCGATAGAGTCATTGGTCTCGAACTCGGGGCTGACGACTACTTACCAAAACCCTTCAGTGACCGCGAATTACTTGCCCGCATTCGGGCGATTTTGCGTCGCACTCAATCAACGACAACGAAAACAGCGAAACAAACGGATCATGTCAGCTACCTCGATATTGTGATTTATCCGGGTAAACAAGAAGCCTATTGCAACCAACTGCTTCTCGACCTGACTACAACTGAATTTTCACTACTGAGCCATTTTGTGCAAAACCCGGGGCAAACCCTAACTAAAGAAGCCTTAAGTCAGGACGTACTCGGCAAACGTCTCGCTGCTTTTGATCGCGCGATTGATATGCATGTCTCTAACCTGCGTAAGAAACTACCGGAAAGAGAGGACGGTAAACCGAGGATCAAAACCTTGCGAGGTCGCGGTTACCTCTTAGTGGAGCACGACTGA